A window of Streptomyces sp. NBC_01142 genomic DNA:
CGTGTCGGCTCTGGCTCATGCGCGCCCCTCGCAGGGCTCGTGGCGCCATTCGCCGTGCGCACGGCTTCCGATGATTCGCTCGCTGCGCTCGCTCATGCGCCCTCTCAGGTCCGGCGCGGGCGTATGTACTGCCGGGTCCCCGCCCGCTCAGAAGGGGAGGTGGTCCGCCGGCGCCTTGGAAGTGGCGTCGGCCGACCGGCGAGCGGGAGGAGGCCGAGCCGTACGTACGCCGCACACGCGGGGGGAGTCTGGAAATGTTCAGGATTGTGTCCGTGAACTTCGCGTCATCGGACTTCGCGTCACTTTAGTCCACGGGCCCTTCCGGTCAATCAACCGGCCAGCGCGTCGCACGGGGCGTCCGGGAAGGGGGCGCGGGAGCGGCCACGTCACCCGTACGGGCGACGTCCTGGCACGCGTGTGGGTTACCTCACAACAAGCCTCATTGACGTTCTTTGTCCCCTCTCACAGCAGGCCGGGACTCCCTGTGCCCATTACCGTCATCCTCATGTCGACTTCCGCGCACCACCCCGCCGACGCAACACGTTCCGGCGGCACGGTCACCGATCGTCTCGTCGAGGCGAACCTGCGCTATGCCGCCGGCTTCCGGGATCCGGGCATGGACGCGCGTCCCGTACTGCATGTCGCCGTGGTGGCCTGTATGGACGCCCGGCTCGACCTGCACGACGCGCTCGGCCTGGAGCTGGGCGACTGTCACACCATCCGGAACGCCGGCGGTGTGGTCACGGACGATGTGATCCGGTCGCTGACCATCAGCCAGCGGGCGCTGGGGACCCGAACCGTCATCCTGATCCACCACACCAATTGCGGTCTGGAGAAGATCACCGAGGACTTCCGGCACGAGCTGGAGGACGAGGTCGGGCAGCGGCCCGCCTGGGCGGTCGAGGCGTTCCGGGATGTCGACCAGGACGTACGGCAGTCGATGCAGCGGGTGCGCACCTCGCCGTTCCTGCCGCACACCGACGATGTCCGAGGCTTCGTCTTCGATGTCACCCAGGGTCTGCTGCGGGAGATCGACCCGGTTGTATGAGCGGTCGGACGCCCCATGCATGAGCGGTCGGACGCCCGAGAAAACAAGGCAAAACCTCCATATCCCACCCCTTTATCCACAGGCGAGTGACACGAAGCGGTAACGGCAACAAGAATGCATGTGTGGCACCCTTCCGGAACCTTCCGGAGACGGTGTTCGTGTTTTGGGGTGGGCCGGGCCGTCTGAAGAGCGTCGGCCCGTAGAACGGGCCGAGGAGGGCCGGGTGACGACCTATGACGATCGAGCGAGCCTCACAGATCTGACCACCACAGCGGAGCGTGTCCGCAGGTCGGTGGAGGGTGTGATCGAGGGCAAGCCTGAGGTCGTACGGCTTTCGCTGACCGTGCTACTCGCCGAGGGGCATCTGCTCATCGAAGATGTGCCGGGCGTGGGCAAGACAATGCTGGCCAAGGCACTGGCGCAATCCATCGACTGTTCGGTACGGCGTATCCAGTTCACGCCGGACCTGCTGCCGTCCGACATCACCGGTGTGTCGATCTACGACCAGCAGCGGCGTGACTTCGAGTTCAAGCCGGGCGCGATCTTCGCCCAGATCGTGATCGGCGACGAGATCAACCGCGCTTCGCCCAAGACGCAGTCCGCGCTCCTCGAGTCCATGGAGGAGCGCCAGGTCACCATCGACGGGCACACCTACGAACTGCCCAGCCCCTTCATGGTCGTGGCGACGCAGAACCCGGTGGAGATGGAGGGCACCTACCCGCTGCCCGAGGCGCAGCGCGACCGTTTCATGGCGCGGGTGTCGATCGGCTACCCCAGCGCGGAGGCCGAGCTCCAGATGCTCGATGTGCACGGCGGCATCTCGCCGCTCGACGACCTCCAGCCGGTGGCGCACGCCCACGACATCGTGAAGCTGATCGACGCGGTGCGTACGGTCCATGTCGCCGAGTCCGTACGGCGCTACGCGGTGCAGCTGGTGGCGGCCACCCGCAGCCACCCCGATCTCAGACTCGGCGCCTCACCGCGCGCCACGCTGCATCTGCTGCGGGCCGCGAAGGCCTCGGCAGCGCTCAGCGGTCGTGACTACGCCCTGCCCGACGATGTCCAGGGCCTGGCGGTGCAGGTGCTCGCGCACCGGCTGCTGCCCACCGCGCAGGCGCAGTTGAACCGCCGTACGGCCGAGCAGGTCGTGCTGGAGATCATTCAGCGCACGCCCGTGCCCACGACCGGGAGCTCCGACGGCGGCCACGTCCCGGGCCGGCCGGCGCAGCCGCCGCTCTACGGCCAGCAGCCCGGCGCCCGGCGGTTGTGATGTCCGCCGGGGGCCCCTCCGCCGCGGAAGGCAAGGACGCGAGCGGGGTGCGGGCGGCCCTGGGCGGGCTGACCACACGCGGCCGTTCGTTCCTGGCCGCCGGAGTGGCGGCGGCGGTGTGCGCGTACGTCCTGGGGCAGGGTGACCTGCTCCGGGTCGGGCTGCTCCTCGCCGTACTGCCGCTGGCCTGTGTGGCCGTGCTGTACCGCACCCGCTACCGGGTCGCCGGCAGCCGTCGTCTGTCGCCCTCGCGGGTGCCCGCCGGGTCCGAGGCACGGGTGCATCTGCGTATGGACAACGTCTCGCGGCTGCCCACCGGACTGCTGATGCTCCAGGACCATGTGCCGTACGTGCTGGGGCCGCGGCCCCGGTTCGTCCTGGACCGGGTGGAGGCGGGCGGGCGGCGCGAGGTGTCGTACCGGGTCCGTTCCGATCTGCGCGGGCGCTATCCGCTCGGGCCGCTGCAACTGCGGCTGAGCGACCCCTTCGGGCTGTGCGAACTGACCCGCTCCTTCAGCGCGTACGACACCCTCACCGTCATTCCCCGGACCGAGACGCTGCCGCCGGTGCGGCTCGCGGGCGAGGCATCGGGGTACGGCGACGGGCGGCAGCGCTCGCTGGCCCTGGCCGGCGACGACGACATCATCCCGCGCACCTACCGCTACGGCGACGATCTGCGCCGGGTGCACTGGCGTTCCACCGCGCGGTACGGCGAGCTGATGGTGCGCCGCGAGGAGCAGCCTCAGCGGGCCAGATGCACGGTGCTCCTGGACACCCGGAGCACCGCCTATCGGGGGGCGGGCCCCGACTCCGCCTTCGAGTGGGCGGTCTCGGGCGCGGCCTCGGCGCTGATGCACATGCTGGAACGGGGCTTCGCGGTCCGGCTGTTGACGGACACGGGAAGCTCGGTGCCCGGAGAGGGCGCCGACGGCTTCGCCGGGGCGACCCAGGAGTCCGCGGGCTCCGCGGGTCTGATGATGGACACGCTCGCGGTCGTCGACCATTCCGACGAGGACGGGTTCTCCCGTTCGTACGACGTGCTGCGCGGCGGGAACGAAGGACTGCTGATCGCCTTCTTCGGCGATCTCGACGAGGAGCAGACGGCCCTGGCGGCCAGGATGCGGCAACGCAGCGGCTCGGCCGTCGCCTTCGTCCTGGACAGCGGGACCTGGGGGAACAGCGGCGGTGCGGCCGGGACGGTCGACGACCGGCTGAGACAGCTGCGCGAGGCGGGCTGGACCGCATTGGCCGTGCCGCCCGGGGCGCCGCTCGCCGATCTGTGGCAGCAGGCGGGCCGGCAGCGCATGGAGTCGTCCGGGTCCTCGGGCAGCACTGCGAACGGTTTCTCTGGGGGTTGGTCATGAGCGGTCGTGGAAGGCTGGCACTGTGCGCCTTCGCCGCCACGCTGATGGCGGCGGGCGCAATGCTGCCGCTGGTCGATCCGGCCACCTGGATTCTGCAGGCGGCGTTCCTGCTGGCCGTTCAGAGCGGGGTGGGCGCGCTCGCGCGGCGGGTGCCGCTGGCCCGGCCGCTGACGGTGGCGGTGCAGGCGCTCGTCGCACTGCTGATGCTCACCGTGGTTTTCGCGCGGGGCCGGGCGATCCTCGGAGTACTGCCGGGGCCCGAGGCGTTCCAGCAGTTCGGCCGGTTGCTGAACGCGGGCGGCGAGGACGTCGGGCGGTACGCGATCCCGGCGCCGGCGACCGACGGCATCGAGCTGATGGTGATCGGCGGCGTGCTGGTGATCGGCCTCGCGGTGGACGCGCTCGCGGTGACGTACCGCAGTGCGGCCCCGGCCGGTCTGCCGCTGCTGGCGCTCTACTCGGTGGCCGCCGGACTCTCCGGCGGCGGCGGCGCGAGCTGGCTGTGGTTCCTGCTGGCGGCCACCGGCTATCTGGTGCTTCTGCTGGCCGAGGGCCGGGACCGGCTCTCCCAGTGGGGGCGGGTCTTCGGTGGTGCCGCATCCGCGCAGGGGCGGACCGGGGGCGGGTTCGAACCGCCCGGTGGCAGTGCGCTGGCCCCGGTGCGTACGGGGCGGCGGATCGGCGCGCTTGCGCTGGGCGTCGCGCTCGCCGTCCCGGCGGCGCTGCCCGCGCTGGACGGCGGGCTGCTGGGTGACGCGGGCAGCGGGGACGGCCCGGGGTCCGGCGGGGGCACCATCTCCGCGGTGAACCCGCTGGTCTCGCTGCAGGACAGCCTGAACCAGCCGGACGACCGCGAGGTGATCCGATACCGCACCAACACGACGAGCACCCAGGACATGTATCTGCGGATCGTCGCGCTGGACCAGTTCGACGGCACGGCGTGGAAGTCCTCGGAGCGCAAGGTCAAGGACGTGCCGGACCGGCTTCCCCAGCCGGACGGCCTGAGCAACGCCGTCGGCGTCACCGAGATCAAGACGAACCTCTCGGCCGCCCGCTCCTACAAGCAGAGCTGGCTGCCGATGCCCTATCCGGCGACGAAGGTGGACATCGGCGGGCGTTGGCGCTTCGAGCCCGCCGGACGGACCCTGGTCGGCGACCGCGGTCAGAACACCCGCGGTGCGCAGTACTCCGTCAGCAGCCTGCTCGTGCAGCCGACTCCGCAACAGCTGGCCGCGGCGTCCCCGGCGCCCACCGCGCTGCGGCGCGAGTACACCCGGGTGCCCGAAGTACTGCCGGACGAGGTCGGGGACACCGCGAGGAAGATCACCAAGGGCGCCAGGAACGACTACGAGCGGGGCGTGAAACTGCAGGACTGGTTCTCCGTGGAGGGCGGCTTCACCTACGACACCCAGGTGCAGTCGGGAACGGGCGTCACCGCGATCACCCGCTTCCTGCGGCAGAAGGAGGGCTTCTGCGTCCACTTCTCCTTCTCGATGGCAGCGATGGCCAGGACGCTGGACATTCCGGCTCGGGTCGCGGTGGGCTTCACCCCCGGGTCCCCGCAGTCGGACGGCACCATGTCGGTCGGTCTGCGCGATGCGCACGCATGGCCGGAGCTGTACTTCGAAGGCGTGGGGTGGACACGGTTCGAGCCGACCCCTACCCGGGGCTCCACTCCCGACTACACCCGGGCGCAGACGCCTTCAGGCGGTCCCAGCAGCCCGACGAAGCCTGAGGTCGACGACTCGACGGCGCCGTCCGCCGCGCCGTCCGTCTCGGACAGCTGCCCGGCGCAGGCGCGGCGGCTCGGCGAATGCGGCGCGGTCGCGCCGGCGGCCGTCCAGCCGCCCAAGGACCCGGGGTTCCCGCTGGGGACCGTGCTGCTGGTGGTGCTGGGCGTGGCGGCGGTGGTGCTTGTACCGCTGCTGCCGCTGCTGTGGCGGATCAGTATGCGTGGGCGTCGGCTGGGCTCCCGTGGGCGCACGCCCGCGGACGCCGCGGCCCGGACGCTGGCGGCCTGGGAGGAGATCCGCGACACGGCGTGGGACCACGGCATCCCGCCCGACGACTCGCAGACGCCGCGCAAGGCCGCCGCCCGCATCGTCCGGCTGGGCAAGCTGGAAGGGGAGCCCGCGGACGCGGTGCACCGGGTGGCCGGTGCGGTGGAGCAGGTGCTCTATGCGCCGGAGCCCCGGCCGGGTACGGGTCTCGCGGACGACGCCCAGCAGATCGGGGCCGGGCTGCGGGATGCGGTGGGCCGTAGGACGCGGCTGAGGGCTCTGCTCGCGCCTCGCTCGTCCGTCAGGGTGGTGTGGGCCCTCTCGGCCCGTTGGGCGTCGTTCACGGACCGCTGGGGCGTGCGCCGGTGGCGCCTGGACCGGTGGGCAGGAATCCTGCGCCGCCCGTCCCGCCAGCGAGGCTGACCCGGGGATGATCCGAGGCTGATCCGAGGGCGGACCGTTCGGGCCGGGCGCGATCCCGGCCCGAAGGTCCGCCCTCGGTCCGCTCGCGATCCGCCGAGAGGTCCACCCGGGGCCGGCCGAGATCTGCCCAAGATCCGGCCCGGGCCGTCCGGGGTTCGGCGGAGGTCGGTCCGAGGCCCGTCCGAGGCGCCGGTCCGAGGCGGCTGCGAGACGCACACGAGGCGGGACGCGCGTACATGCGAACGCACGGGTGAGGGGCGACGCTCGAAAGCGTCGCCCCTCACCCGTGCAGCAAGCTCGTGAAGGCGGCGGCCAAGGCGGCAACTGAGAGAAGCCGCGGTGCCGAGCGGTCCGCAGCCTGTTCAGTGGCCCTGTTCGTCGCGGCGGCGCTGCCACCGCTGCTCGATCCGGTCCATCATCGATCTGCGCCGACGGGGGTGCCGGCCGGCGGCCGGAGTGTCCCCAACGGTCTGTTGCTCACCCGGTTTGGGCGCCTTGCGCCATCCGGTGACCGCGAGCACCGCACAGCCGAGCATGACGAGGAACCCCACCACGCTGATCCAGATCTGCTGGGCGACCATTCCGGCCATGAGGAGCGCGATACCCACCAGGAAGCCTGCGACTGCCTGGTAGACCCGTCGCCGGGTGTACGTACGCAGCCCGCTTCCCTCAAGCGCTGTAGCGAACTTGGGATCTTCGGCGTACAGCGCTCGCTCCATTTGCTCGAGCATTCGCTGCTCGTGCTCCGAGAGCGGCACGGAGTCCTCCTAGTCGTCGGTCGCGGGGGGCGACCGGTATGCGGCCCTTTCAGGATAGGCAGGGAATCGCCCCCGTGAAACCCGCCCTCTACGCCAACTTCGCCAGTCCGGGCCGCCATGCCGGCTCGGGGTGCTGAGGCGTAGATTCCCCAACCTCCGATCCGTCATGCCGGATGGTGTCCCCCGATCATACGGGGCCACGGCCACTATCGGGGGGTCTGTGGCGTACTCCATGTGCTGCTGCGCCCCTGATCAGCCCTGCTTCTCGCCCAGTACATGAAGCTGGGTCGCGACGGAGTGGAACGCGGGAAGTTCGGCGGCCGCCGCCTCCAGCTCGAGCAGGGCGTCCACGGCACCGGGCTCGGTGTCCACCAGGACGCCCGGAACCAGGTCGGTGAAGACCCGTACGCCGTGCACGGCGCCGACCTCGACACCGGCCGCGGCGACAAGCTCAGTGAGCTGCTCGGCGGTGAAGCGCCGGGGCACCGGGTCGCCCTCGCCCCAGCGGCCCGCGGGATCGGTGAGCGCATGGCGGGCCTCGTTGAAGTGCCCGGCCAGCGCCCTGGCGAGGACGGCCCCGCCGAGGCCGGCGGCGAGCAGGCTGAGCGCGCCGGAGGGACGGAGGGCGTCCACGGCGTTGCGTACGCCCTCGGCGGGGTCGTCCACGTACTCCAGGACTCCGTGGCACAGCACGGCGTCGTAGCCACCGCGCTCGACGACGTCGAACAGGCCGTGGATGTCGCCCTGGACACCGCGGACCCGGTCGGCCACGCCGGCCTCGGCCGCCCGGCGCTCCAGCGCGAAGAGGGCGTTGGGACTCGGGTCGACCACGGTGACCCGGTGGCCGAGCCGGGCCACGGGCACCGCGAAGTTGCCGGTGCCGCCACCGGTGTCGAGGACGTCCAGGGTGTCCGTCCCGGACGCCTTGACCCGGCGGTCGAGGGCGTCCTTGAGGACCTCCCAGACCACGGCGGTACGGAGAGAGGCGCGGGGGCGCGTCGGGTCCGACACGGCAGTTGACTCCTCGGGCGGTGCCGCCCCGGCTCGCGGGGCGTGAACGGTGAAGACGGTGGAGACGGCACATTCGTTTGACTGCCGAATGCCGAATACGGCCGAACTCAGTGCAGACTCAGCCCACCCTATTGCCTCCGCCGGGCGTCCCCGCCCCCCGTCTCATCCCGCGGCGCCCCCCGTTTCCGGCGTCTCCGGTTGCTTCGTCCTCGGCTGGGGCAGCACGGGCTGGAGGACCAGCATCCGCTCGACCAGGCGCAGGAACATGGCCGCGTCGCGCAACAGGTCGTCGGCGTCGCGGCTGCTCGCCGCGCCCTGGATGCCCGCCTCGGCGCGCGCCCTGCGCCGGGCACCCGAGGCGAACAGGACGCTCCACTCGGACAGCTCGGGCGCGATCTCGGGCAGGACTTCCCAGGCGCTGCGTATGCGCTGACGCCGGCGCTCGCTGGTCTCCGGGCGGCCACGGGCGGCCAGGACGGCTGCCGCGGTGCGCAGTGCGGCCAGATGGGCCGTGGCATACCGCTCGTTGGGCATGTCGAGGGTGGCGGCCTCGTCGAGGCCCGTACGGGCCTGGGCGAGGAGGTCGAGGGCGGCGGGCGGTGCCGAGGCCCGCCGCAGGACGGGGTGGACGTCGTTCGCCGGTCCGGTCAGTGAGGGTGCAGGGCCGGTGGCGCGGCGCCGCTGTGCGGCTGCCGCGGAGGAGCTGGCCATGACGAACCTCCTGTCGTCGTGTGACGGCTCTGTGGCCGTATGTGTCCATCGTGAGGGGCACCACTGACAATCGGCTCCGACCTGCACTTTTGCTTCGATCACGGGTTCGGGGGTAGTTTTTGCACTGACTAGTCAGTGCAAATGGGGGAGGATACGTGGACAGCCCGCACGGGGCTCCCGTCATCACCGAGGACTTCGGACTCAAGGGTCCGCGCGGCTGGGCCTTCCGGGGAGTGGACATCGACGCCCGGCCCGGCTCACTCATCGCCGTCGAGGGCCCGTCGGGTTCGGGCCGTACCTGTCTGCTGCTCGCTCTCACCGGCCGTATGCGTCCCACCGAAGGCCGTGCCGAGATCGGCGGTCTCCAACTGCCGCGCAAGATGGCCGCCGTACGCCGGATCAGCGCGCTCGGCCCGGTGCCGGGCATCAGCGATCTCGACCCGGCCCTGACCGTCGCCGAGCATCTGCGCGAACGCGCCCTGCTGCAGCGCCGCTTCGACAGCTCGCTGCGCACTCTGCTGCGCCCGCGGGCCGAGCACGCCGCCGCGGCACGCGGACGTATCGACGAGGCGCTGGAGGCGGCCGGGCTCGACCTGGCCACGCTGCCCAAGGAGGAGCGCACCGCGGTGCGCGACCTGGAGCGGCTGGAGGAGCTGCGGCTGTCCATCGCCCTCGCTCTGATCGGCCGCCCACGCCTGCTCGCGGTCGACGACATCGACCTCAAGCTCTCCGACACCGAGCGGGCCGAGGTCTGGAAGCTGCTGGGCTCCCTCGCCGAGAGCGGCACGACCGTGTTCGCCGTGTGCAGCCAGGCCCCCGAAGGGACGACCGTCATCCGCACCACCGGTCGCAGCACGGTCGACGCGGCCACGGCCGCAGCCGCTGACGCGGATACAGAAGCGGTCGCGGACACGGGCACTGACGCGGATGCAGAGGCGGAAGCGGAAGCGGAAGCAAAAGTGGAGGCAGCGGCGCTCGGGGACACAGACAGAGACACAGACACAGGCGCCGACGCCGACGCCGACGACACGAACAAGGACACGAACGAGGAGGGGACGGCCGATGCGCTCGCCGATACTGGCCGCGCTTGAGCTGAAGCGGTTCGGCAGGGGGAAACTGCCGTCCGCCGCGCTCGTCGCGATTCTGCTGCTGCCGCTGCTGTACGGCGCGCTGTACCTGTGCTCGTTCTGGGATCCGTACGGCCAGCTCGACCGGATACCCGTCGCGCTCGTCAACAGCGACAAGGGAGCCACCGCCGAGGGCAAGAAGATCACGGCCGGCGACGAGATCACCGAGGGCCTGCTCGACAGCAAGGTCTTCGACTGGCACGAGGTCAGTGCTGCCGAAGCCCGCAAGGGCGTGGAGGACGGCGCGTACTACCTCTCGCTGACCATGCCGAAGGACTTCAGCGAGCGCATCGCGTCCAGTTCCGGAGACTCCCCCGCGACCGGCGCTCTTCAGGTCCGTACGAACGACGCCAACAACTACATCGTCGGGCAGATCTCACGGTCCGTCTTCTCCGAAGTGCGCACCGCCGCCTCGACCGATGCCTCCCGCTCCTTCCTCGACAAGATCTTCATATCCTTCTCCGACATCCATGACGCGACGGAGAAGGCCGCGAAGGGCGCCGACGACCTCAAGGACGGAGTCGGTAAGGCGAAGAAGGGCTCCAAGAGCCTCTCGGACGGGCTGAAGGACGCCAAGGACGGCAGCGGCAAGCTGGCCGGCGGGCTCACCGAGCTCAACAAGGGCGCGGGCGAACTCGAGACCGGCTCCCGCAAGGTCGCCAACGGCACCCAGGTCCTTGCCGACAAGGTCAACGGGATCGCCGCCAACGTCCGTCCGTACCTCAAGGACGACGGCAAGACGATCGGTCGCACGGCCCGCCTGGTCGCCGACTCCTCCGCCGCCGCCCGCCACACCCTCGCCTCCCTGGTGGAGAGGGCCCCCGGCGCGGCGACACGGGCCCACAAGTCCGCCGACGAGCTGAACGACCTGCACAAGACGCGCTGCGAGGACGCCGTTCTGCCCGACCCCGCCGTCTGCTCGGCCC
This region includes:
- a CDS encoding carbonic anhydrase, whose amino-acid sequence is MSTSAHHPADATRSGGTVTDRLVEANLRYAAGFRDPGMDARPVLHVAVVACMDARLDLHDALGLELGDCHTIRNAGGVVTDDVIRSLTISQRALGTRTVILIHHTNCGLEKITEDFRHELEDEVGQRPAWAVEAFRDVDQDVRQSMQRVRTSPFLPHTDDVRGFVFDVTQGLLREIDPVV
- a CDS encoding MoxR family ATPase, whose protein sequence is MTTYDDRASLTDLTTTAERVRRSVEGVIEGKPEVVRLSLTVLLAEGHLLIEDVPGVGKTMLAKALAQSIDCSVRRIQFTPDLLPSDITGVSIYDQQRRDFEFKPGAIFAQIVIGDEINRASPKTQSALLESMEERQVTIDGHTYELPSPFMVVATQNPVEMEGTYPLPEAQRDRFMARVSIGYPSAEAELQMLDVHGGISPLDDLQPVAHAHDIVKLIDAVRTVHVAESVRRYAVQLVAATRSHPDLRLGASPRATLHLLRAAKASAALSGRDYALPDDVQGLAVQVLAHRLLPTAQAQLNRRTAEQVVLEIIQRTPVPTTGSSDGGHVPGRPAQPPLYGQQPGARRL
- a CDS encoding DUF58 domain-containing protein, which produces MSAGGPSAAEGKDASGVRAALGGLTTRGRSFLAAGVAAAVCAYVLGQGDLLRVGLLLAVLPLACVAVLYRTRYRVAGSRRLSPSRVPAGSEARVHLRMDNVSRLPTGLLMLQDHVPYVLGPRPRFVLDRVEAGGRREVSYRVRSDLRGRYPLGPLQLRLSDPFGLCELTRSFSAYDTLTVIPRTETLPPVRLAGEASGYGDGRQRSLALAGDDDIIPRTYRYGDDLRRVHWRSTARYGELMVRREEQPQRARCTVLLDTRSTAYRGAGPDSAFEWAVSGAASALMHMLERGFAVRLLTDTGSSVPGEGADGFAGATQESAGSAGLMMDTLAVVDHSDEDGFSRSYDVLRGGNEGLLIAFFGDLDEEQTALAARMRQRSGSAVAFVLDSGTWGNSGGAAGTVDDRLRQLREAGWTALAVPPGAPLADLWQQAGRQRMESSGSSGSTANGFSGGWS
- a CDS encoding DUF3488 and transglutaminase-like domain-containing protein; the protein is MSGRGRLALCAFAATLMAAGAMLPLVDPATWILQAAFLLAVQSGVGALARRVPLARPLTVAVQALVALLMLTVVFARGRAILGVLPGPEAFQQFGRLLNAGGEDVGRYAIPAPATDGIELMVIGGVLVIGLAVDALAVTYRSAAPAGLPLLALYSVAAGLSGGGGASWLWFLLAATGYLVLLLAEGRDRLSQWGRVFGGAASAQGRTGGGFEPPGGSALAPVRTGRRIGALALGVALAVPAALPALDGGLLGDAGSGDGPGSGGGTISAVNPLVSLQDSLNQPDDREVIRYRTNTTSTQDMYLRIVALDQFDGTAWKSSERKVKDVPDRLPQPDGLSNAVGVTEIKTNLSAARSYKQSWLPMPYPATKVDIGGRWRFEPAGRTLVGDRGQNTRGAQYSVSSLLVQPTPQQLAAASPAPTALRREYTRVPEVLPDEVGDTARKITKGARNDYERGVKLQDWFSVEGGFTYDTQVQSGTGVTAITRFLRQKEGFCVHFSFSMAAMARTLDIPARVAVGFTPGSPQSDGTMSVGLRDAHAWPELYFEGVGWTRFEPTPTRGSTPDYTRAQTPSGGPSSPTKPEVDDSTAPSAAPSVSDSCPAQARRLGECGAVAPAAVQPPKDPGFPLGTVLLVVLGVAAVVLVPLLPLLWRISMRGRRLGSRGRTPADAAARTLAAWEEIRDTAWDHGIPPDDSQTPRKAAARIVRLGKLEGEPADAVHRVAGAVEQVLYAPEPRPGTGLADDAQQIGAGLRDAVGRRTRLRALLAPRSSVRVVWALSARWASFTDRWGVRRWRLDRWAGILRRPSRQRG
- a CDS encoding DUF3040 domain-containing protein — encoded protein: MPLSEHEQRMLEQMERALYAEDPKFATALEGSGLRTYTRRRVYQAVAGFLVGIALLMAGMVAQQIWISVVGFLVMLGCAVLAVTGWRKAPKPGEQQTVGDTPAAGRHPRRRRSMMDRIEQRWQRRRDEQGH
- a CDS encoding methyltransferase, whose protein sequence is MSDPTRPRASLRTAVVWEVLKDALDRRVKASGTDTLDVLDTGGGTGNFAVPVARLGHRVTVVDPSPNALFALERRAAEAGVADRVRGVQGDIHGLFDVVERGGYDAVLCHGVLEYVDDPAEGVRNAVDALRPSGALSLLAAGLGGAVLARALAGHFNEARHALTDPAGRWGEGDPVPRRFTAEQLTELVAAAGVEVGAVHGVRVFTDLVPGVLVDTEPGAVDALLELEAAAAELPAFHSVATQLHVLGEKQG
- a CDS encoding SAV_6107 family HEPN domain-containing protein, producing the protein MASSSAAAAQRRRATGPAPSLTGPANDVHPVLRRASAPPAALDLLAQARTGLDEAATLDMPNERYATAHLAALRTAAAVLAARGRPETSERRRQRIRSAWEVLPEIAPELSEWSVLFASGARRRARAEAGIQGAASSRDADDLLRDAAMFLRLVERMLVLQPVLPQPRTKQPETPETGGAAG
- a CDS encoding ATP-binding cassette domain-containing protein, which produces MDSPHGAPVITEDFGLKGPRGWAFRGVDIDARPGSLIAVEGPSGSGRTCLLLALTGRMRPTEGRAEIGGLQLPRKMAAVRRISALGPVPGISDLDPALTVAEHLRERALLQRRFDSSLRTLLRPRAEHAAAARGRIDEALEAAGLDLATLPKEERTAVRDLERLEELRLSIALALIGRPRLLAVDDIDLKLSDTERAEVWKLLGSLAESGTTVFAVCSQAPEGTTVIRTTGRSTVDAATAAAADADTEAVADTGTDADAEAEAEAEAKVEAAALGDTDRDTDTGADADADDTNKDTNEEGTADALADTGRA